Proteins co-encoded in one Astyanax mexicanus isolate ESR-SI-001 chromosome 1, AstMex3_surface, whole genome shotgun sequence genomic window:
- the sod2 gene encoding superoxide dismutase [Mn], mitochondrial yields MFGRVGHVRRCTATLNPLLGALASRLKHTLPDLPYDYGALEPHVCAEIMQLHHSKHHATYVNNLNVTEEKYQEALAKGDVTTQVALQSALRFNGGGHINHTIFWTNLSPNGGGEPQGELMEAIKRDFGSFQKFKERMSAATVAVQGSGWGWLGFDKENSRLRIAACANQDPLQGTTGLVPLLGIDVWEHAYYLQYKNVRPDYVKAMWNIVNWENVNERFQAAKK; encoded by the exons ATGTTTGGCAGAGTTGGACATGTTCGCAG GTGCACAGCCACCTTAAACCCTTTGTTGGGTGCCTTGGCCTCAAGACTAAAGCACACACTTCCAGACCTCCCTTATGATTATGGGGCACTTGAGCCCCACGTCTGTGCTGAGATCATGCAACTTCACCACAGCAAGCACCATGCAACATACGTCAACAATCTCAACGTTACTGAAGAGAAATACCAAGAGGCCCTGGCCAAAG GTGATGTGACAACACAAGTGGCACTTCAGTCAGCTCTGCGGTTTAATGGTGGTGGTCACATCAACCACACCATTTTTTGGACAAACCTGTCCCCAAATGGAGGAGGAGAGCCACAGG GTGAGCTTATGGAGGCCATTAAGCGTGACTTTGGCTCATTCCAGAAGTTTAAGGAGAGGATGTCTGCTGCTACTGTGGCAGTTCAGGGGTCAGGATGGGGGTGGCTGGGCTTTGATAAGGAGAACAGCAGACTGCGAATTGCTGCCTGTGCCAACCAAGATCCACTACAGGGAACCACTG GTCTTGTTCCATTGCTTGGCATTGATGTTTGGGAACATGCATATTACCTTCAGTACAAGAATGTTAGGCCGGACTACGTTAAGGCCATGTGGAACATTGTGAACTGGGAGAATGTTAATGAACGCTTTCAAGCTGCAAAGAAGTAG